One window of the Allosaccharopolyspora coralli genome contains the following:
- a CDS encoding homoserine dehydrogenase yields MIDVPVVLAGAGPVGRAYLDLVAARSRRWRARYGVNVRVSAVRGRRGQAVPEGGSLPHGSWSPLTDLAAVLREHRARVFVQAVPSSAEALPRAAAELHTALEQGVHVATATKTPLLTAWHDLDRAATDAGCAVRISGATGAALPAGDLARSVLRGFDVEAVEGCPNGTATFVLDRLADGIELPEAIAAAQRLGIAEADPTADLSGDDAATKLRLLAGLLWAADVPSMRVSASPITEATAEEARSAAARGRRLRHVAVADSPESVRVDLRAEAATSPLGGLEGPDKAVTFHCGDAGAITVRGGRSSPHGAALALAKDTLATALDPAVGLR; encoded by the coding sequence GTGATCGACGTTCCGGTCGTGCTGGCCGGTGCCGGACCGGTGGGTCGTGCCTACCTGGACCTGGTGGCGGCTCGCTCGCGACGGTGGCGCGCACGCTACGGCGTGAACGTGCGCGTGAGTGCGGTGCGAGGACGGCGCGGCCAAGCGGTTCCCGAGGGCGGCTCGCTGCCTCACGGGTCGTGGTCTCCGCTGACGGACTTGGCCGCGGTCCTGCGTGAGCATCGGGCGCGGGTTTTCGTGCAGGCGGTGCCGTCGAGTGCCGAAGCGCTCCCGCGCGCGGCCGCGGAGCTCCACACCGCGCTCGAGCAAGGGGTGCACGTCGCCACCGCCACCAAGACGCCGTTGCTCACGGCGTGGCACGACCTCGACCGCGCAGCCACCGATGCCGGGTGCGCCGTACGGATCTCCGGGGCGACCGGTGCGGCGCTCCCCGCCGGCGACCTCGCGCGGTCGGTGCTGCGCGGATTCGACGTCGAAGCGGTCGAGGGCTGTCCGAACGGCACCGCGACGTTCGTTCTCGATCGACTCGCCGACGGGATCGAGCTGCCGGAGGCGATCGCCGCGGCGCAACGCTTGGGGATCGCCGAGGCCGACCCGACGGCCGATCTCTCCGGTGACGATGCCGCCACCAAGCTCCGATTGCTCGCGGGCCTGCTGTGGGCAGCGGACGTGCCGTCGATGCGGGTCAGCGCCTCGCCGATCACCGAAGCGACGGCCGAGGAGGCCCGTTCGGCCGCAGCGCGGGGGCGGCGCCTGCGTCACGTGGCCGTCGCCGATTCACCCGAGTCCGTGCGGGTGGACCTGCGCGCCGAGGCTGCCACGAGCCCGCTGGGAGGTCTCGAAGGGCCCGACAAGGCCGTGACCTTCCACTGCGGCGACGCCGGTGCGATCACCGTCCGCGGAGGGCGGTCGAGTCCGCACGGCGCGGCGCTGGCACTGGCCAAGGACACGCTGGCCACCGCCCTCGACCCGGCCGTCGGGCTGCGTTGA
- a CDS encoding phosphoribosyl-ATP diphosphatase — MKTFDELYDELLDRARTRPEGSSTVAALDAGIHAQGKKIIEEAGEVWLAAEHESDDELSEEISQLLYRLQVVMVARGLTPQDVYRYL, encoded by the coding sequence GTGAAGACCTTCGACGAGCTCTACGACGAGCTGCTCGACCGCGCCCGCACCCGTCCCGAGGGCTCGTCGACGGTGGCCGCCCTCGACGCGGGGATCCACGCGCAAGGCAAGAAGATCATCGAGGAAGCGGGCGAGGTGTGGCTGGCCGCCGAGCACGAGTCCGACGACGAGCTGTCCGAAGAGATCTCGCAGCTGCTCTACCGACTGCAGGTGGTCATGGTCGCGCGCGGACTCACGCCGCAGGACGTGTACCGGTACCTGTGA
- a CDS encoding RecB family exonuclease, with the protein MADTPPSTRTPGQPGPSTATTGTATTSTSRRPALSPSRASDFKQCPLLYRFRAVDRIPEAPSKAQVRGTVVHSVLEQLFALPAAERVRERAHELLAPTWRGLVAEQPELGELFDGADDPQLDSWLESASGLLDSYFALEDPQRLEPESCELRVETELESGVLLRGFIDRVDVAPTGEVRLVDYKTGAAPREVGEAKALFQMKFYALVLWRTRGEIPRQLLLMYLRDGQSLAYTPDEAELRRFERTLEAIWQAIQRAGNTGDFRASPGKLCQWCDHQQRCPEFGGTPPPYPGWPEPDPGVETALDRAD; encoded by the coding sequence ATGGCGGACACGCCCCCCTCTACCCGCACCCCCGGCCAGCCCGGCCCGAGCACCGCGACGACCGGTACCGCGACGACGAGCACCAGCCGCCGACCCGCGCTGTCACCGTCCCGCGCGAGCGATTTCAAGCAGTGCCCGCTGCTGTACCGCTTCCGCGCCGTCGACCGGATTCCGGAGGCTCCTTCGAAGGCCCAGGTGCGGGGGACCGTCGTGCATTCCGTGCTGGAACAGCTGTTCGCGCTGCCCGCGGCCGAGCGGGTACGGGAGCGCGCGCACGAGCTTCTCGCCCCGACGTGGCGGGGCCTGGTCGCCGAGCAACCCGAACTGGGCGAGCTCTTCGACGGCGCGGACGATCCCCAGCTCGACTCGTGGCTGGAGTCGGCTTCGGGTCTGCTCGACTCGTATTTCGCGCTGGAGGACCCGCAGCGACTCGAACCGGAGTCGTGCGAGCTGCGGGTGGAGACCGAGCTCGAGTCCGGAGTTCTGCTGCGTGGGTTCATCGACCGCGTGGACGTCGCACCCACCGGTGAGGTGCGGCTCGTCGACTACAAGACCGGCGCGGCGCCGCGTGAGGTCGGCGAGGCCAAGGCCCTGTTCCAGATGAAGTTCTACGCCCTGGTGCTGTGGCGGACACGAGGTGAGATTCCCCGGCAGCTGCTGCTGATGTACCTACGCGACGGGCAGTCCCTCGCGTACACACCGGACGAAGCGGAGCTGCGGCGGTTCGAGCGCACATTGGAGGCGATCTGGCAGGCGATTCAGCGTGCCGGAAACACCGGCGATTTCCGCGCGAGTCCCGGCAAGTTGTGCCAGTGGTGCGACCACCAGCAACGGTGCCCCGAGTTCGGCGGCACTCCCCCGCCCTACCCGGGGTGGCCCGAGCCGGACCCCGGTGTGGAAACGGCACTCGATCGCGCGGACTGA
- a CDS encoding HAD family hydrolase → MAEPSELPAAVLFDMDGTLIDSEKLWTISMDDYAAFRGGALSEATRASMVGSNMNRSMHLLLTDLGLATGADEVADAADWVAGRTAELFASGLTWRPGAQELLHAVRAAGVPTALVTSTIRSLGEIALDTMGRENFDVTVCGDEVDGRNKPDPEPYAKGARLLGVDPARTVAVEDSPSGLASAEGAGCLVLAVPCEVPLEPGRRRVLRASLEGVDVDELVALSAALA, encoded by the coding sequence GTGGCGGAGCCGAGCGAGCTGCCTGCGGCGGTGTTGTTCGACATGGACGGCACGCTCATCGACTCCGAGAAGCTGTGGACGATCTCCATGGACGACTACGCGGCCTTTCGTGGCGGCGCGCTCTCGGAGGCGACTCGCGCGTCCATGGTCGGGTCGAACATGAACCGCAGCATGCACCTGCTGCTCACCGACCTCGGCCTGGCGACCGGCGCCGATGAGGTCGCCGACGCCGCCGACTGGGTCGCCGGGCGCACCGCTGAGCTGTTCGCGAGCGGTCTGACCTGGCGCCCCGGCGCACAGGAACTGCTGCACGCGGTGCGCGCGGCGGGTGTTCCGACGGCTCTCGTGACCTCGACGATCCGGTCCTTGGGTGAGATCGCGCTGGACACCATGGGGCGAGAGAACTTCGACGTCACCGTGTGCGGCGACGAGGTCGACGGGCGGAACAAGCCGGACCCGGAGCCGTACGCGAAGGGCGCGCGGCTGCTCGGGGTCGATCCGGCGCGGACGGTGGCCGTGGAGGACTCGCCGTCGGGGCTCGCATCGGCGGAAGGCGCCGGATGCCTCGTGCTCGCCGTGCCGTGCGAGGTGCCGCTGGAGCCGGGGCGTCGGCGCGTGCTGCGGGCCTCGCTCGAAGGTGTGGACGTCGACGAGCTGGTCGCGTTGTCGGCTGCGCTCGCGTGA
- a CDS encoding DinB family protein, protein MTTTRVEPPMSANEIPMLLSWLEFHRSTLAKKCAGLSEEQLKERAVAPSRLSLLGLVRHMAEVERDWFRHVFAGEDVPGIYVSDQRPDDDIDDLDSTPVEQVFLTWQDECAHARRVAASATTLDELGRREKRGNPVSLRWILLHMVEEYARHNGHADLLRESVDGTCGV, encoded by the coding sequence ATGACCACCACGCGTGTCGAACCACCGATGAGCGCCAACGAGATCCCGATGTTGTTGTCGTGGCTGGAGTTCCACCGCTCCACACTCGCGAAGAAGTGCGCCGGGCTGAGCGAGGAGCAGCTCAAGGAACGGGCGGTGGCACCGTCGCGCCTGTCTTTGCTGGGGCTCGTGCGGCACATGGCCGAGGTCGAGCGGGACTGGTTCCGCCACGTCTTCGCCGGTGAGGACGTGCCCGGGATCTACGTTTCCGACCAGCGGCCGGACGACGACATCGACGATCTCGACAGCACGCCGGTGGAGCAGGTCTTCCTCACGTGGCAGGACGAGTGCGCCCACGCGCGCCGGGTCGCCGCGAGCGCCACGACGCTCGACGAGCTCGGCAGGCGGGAGAAGCGGGGCAATCCGGTCTCGCTGCGGTGGATCCTGCTGCACATGGTCGAGGAGTACGCGCGACACAACGGCCACGCGGACCTGCTGCGCGAATCGGTCGACGGGACCTGCGGCGTGTGA
- the arc gene encoding proteasome ATPase has protein sequence MQHDRPSSRPEEGGEQQTGRSAEHNSQIRLLEDEVASLRQKLNESPQQARVLEDRLAEASERVSQLTERNAKLTETLKEARGQLTALREEVDRLAQPPSGYGVFLARFEDGTVDVFTSGRRMRVAVSPNVETEQLQLGQSVRLNEALTVVEAGSFEATGEVCTFRELLPATEVGHGPRALVLGHTDEERVVWLTDHLVDGGLKSGDSVLVDSKAGYAYDVVPKAEVEDLTLEEVPDVGYLDIGGLGGQIEEIRDAVELPFLHSELYVQYQLRPPKGVLLYGPPGCGKTLIAKAVANSLAKKVAAARGDDDGQAKSYFLNIKGPELLNKFVGETERHIRMIFQRAREKASEGTPVIVFFDEMDSIFRTRGSGVSSDVETTIVPQLLSEIDGVEGLENVIVIGASNREDMIDPAILRPGRLDVKIKIERPDAESAKDIFSKYLTKQLPIHEEDLREFGGDQEACVDAMIQTTVERMYSETDDNRFLEVTYANGDKDVLYFKDFNSGAMIQNIVDRAKKSAIKAALDTGQGGLRVQHLQDAIIDEFSENEDLPNTTNPDDWARISGKKGERIVYIRTLVSGKNQESGRAIDTATNTGQYL, from the coding sequence ATGCAGCACGATCGTCCCAGCAGCCGGCCCGAGGAGGGCGGCGAGCAGCAGACTGGGCGCAGCGCCGAGCACAACAGCCAGATTCGTCTCCTGGAGGACGAGGTGGCCTCGCTGCGACAGAAGCTCAACGAGTCCCCCCAACAGGCCCGAGTGCTGGAAGACCGTCTGGCCGAGGCATCCGAAAGAGTGAGCCAGCTCACCGAACGGAACGCCAAACTCACCGAGACTTTGAAGGAAGCGCGGGGCCAGCTGACCGCGCTGCGTGAAGAGGTGGACCGTCTCGCCCAGCCCCCGAGCGGGTACGGCGTGTTCCTCGCCCGGTTCGAGGACGGCACGGTGGACGTGTTCACCTCCGGACGCCGGATGCGGGTGGCGGTCTCGCCCAACGTCGAGACCGAGCAGTTGCAGCTGGGGCAGTCGGTCCGGCTCAACGAGGCGCTCACCGTGGTCGAGGCCGGCTCGTTCGAGGCGACCGGGGAAGTCTGCACCTTCCGTGAGCTGCTGCCTGCCACCGAGGTGGGGCACGGGCCGCGTGCGCTGGTGCTCGGCCACACCGACGAGGAACGGGTCGTGTGGTTGACCGACCACCTGGTTGACGGCGGACTCAAGTCCGGCGACTCAGTGCTGGTGGACAGCAAGGCGGGCTACGCCTACGACGTCGTGCCGAAGGCCGAGGTCGAGGACCTCACGCTGGAAGAGGTGCCGGACGTCGGCTACCTCGACATCGGTGGTCTGGGCGGTCAGATCGAGGAGATCCGCGACGCAGTCGAGCTGCCGTTCCTGCACTCGGAGCTGTACGTGCAGTATCAGCTGCGCCCGCCGAAGGGCGTGCTGCTCTACGGCCCGCCGGGGTGCGGTAAGACGCTCATCGCGAAAGCGGTGGCGAACTCCCTGGCCAAGAAGGTCGCCGCGGCCCGAGGGGACGACGACGGCCAGGCCAAGTCGTACTTCCTCAACATCAAGGGCCCGGAGCTGCTCAACAAGTTCGTCGGTGAGACCGAGCGACACATCCGCATGATCTTCCAGCGGGCGCGGGAGAAGGCCTCCGAGGGCACGCCGGTGATCGTGTTCTTCGACGAGATGGATTCCATCTTCCGGACCCGGGGCAGCGGGGTCTCCTCCGACGTGGAGACCACGATCGTGCCGCAGCTGCTCAGTGAGATCGACGGCGTCGAGGGACTCGAGAACGTCATCGTCATCGGTGCTTCCAACCGTGAGGACATGATCGACCCGGCGATCCTGCGCCCCGGCAGGCTCGACGTGAAGATCAAGATCGAGCGCCCGGACGCCGAGTCGGCGAAGGACATCTTCTCCAAGTACCTGACCAAGCAACTGCCGATTCACGAGGAGGATCTGCGGGAGTTCGGCGGCGACCAGGAAGCCTGCGTCGACGCGATGATCCAGACCACTGTGGAGCGGATGTACTCGGAGACCGACGACAACCGATTCCTGGAGGTCACCTACGCCAACGGGGACAAGGACGTCCTGTACTTCAAGGACTTCAACTCCGGCGCGATGATCCAGAACATCGTGGACCGGGCGAAGAAGTCGGCGATCAAGGCGGCCTTGGACACCGGCCAGGGCGGACTGCGGGTCCAGCACCTGCAGGACGCGATCATCGACGAGTTCTCCGAGAACGAGGATCTGCCCAACACCACCAACCCGGACGACTGGGCGAGGATCTCCGGCAAGAAGGGCGAACGGATCGTCTACATCCGCACCCTGGTCAGCGGCAAGAACCAGGAATCGGGCCGGGCGATCGACACAGCCACCAACACCGGCCAGTACCTCTGA
- a CDS encoding tRNA (adenine-N1)-methyltransferase: protein MSTVSGEFQPGDRVQLTDPKGRRYTLVLKEGGEYHTHRGALLHDALIGQPEGSLVTSGGGTPYLALRPLLADYVLSMPRGAQVIYPKDAAQILMWGDIRPGARVLEAGAGSGALSCSLLRAVGPEGSVVSYEVREDHAEHAERNVERFFGERPDNWELRVADIAEHEGKVDRIVLDMLSPWDALDTVANTLVPGGVLVSYVATTTQLSRVTEALREQQCWTEPQAWESMVRPWHVVGLAVRPEHRMVAHTAFLLVTRRLADGVTPPRQQRRPSRG from the coding sequence GTGAGCACCGTCAGCGGTGAGTTCCAGCCCGGCGACCGGGTGCAGTTGACCGACCCGAAAGGACGGCGCTACACCCTCGTGCTCAAGGAAGGCGGCGAGTACCACACGCATCGGGGCGCCCTGCTGCACGACGCACTCATCGGCCAACCCGAAGGCTCGCTCGTCACGTCCGGAGGGGGGACTCCGTACCTCGCGTTGCGGCCGTTGCTCGCGGACTACGTGCTGTCCATGCCGCGCGGCGCGCAGGTGATCTATCCGAAGGACGCGGCGCAGATCCTGATGTGGGGCGACATCCGTCCCGGTGCGCGGGTACTCGAGGCGGGCGCGGGATCGGGCGCGTTGAGTTGTTCGCTGCTGCGCGCCGTGGGCCCGGAAGGCAGTGTGGTGTCCTACGAGGTCCGGGAGGATCACGCCGAGCACGCCGAGCGCAACGTGGAGCGCTTCTTCGGCGAACGTCCGGACAACTGGGAACTGCGGGTCGCCGACATCGCCGAGCACGAGGGCAAGGTCGACCGAATCGTCCTCGACATGCTCTCGCCGTGGGACGCGCTCGACACCGTCGCGAACACCCTCGTGCCCGGCGGCGTGCTCGTCAGCTACGTCGCCACCACCACCCAGCTGTCCCGGGTCACCGAGGCACTTCGGGAGCAGCAGTGCTGGACCGAACCGCAGGCGTGGGAGTCGATGGTGCGGCCATGGCACGTGGTCGGTCTCGCTGTCCGGCCCGAGCACCGGATGGTCGCGCACACCGCGTTCCTCCTGGTCACGCGCAGACTGGCGGACGGAGTGACGCCGCCGCGCCAGCAGCGCCGCCCCAGCCGCGGCTGA
- a CDS encoding site-2 protease family protein, producing the protein MATTARHGRGLFRDGGLLLGRVAGVPVLLSVSWWIGAVLIVLLYTPLVSRLVPEIDLWTSAFVAAVFTVLLAASVLLHELGHCVTALRLGLPVQRVRLYLLGGLTEITRTPPRPRQEGLIAGAGPAVSLALAALFGLCWLLVTPGGVVWLLVAQTCVANLAVGVFNLLPGLPLDGGRMLRAATWATTGKRTSGTTAGVIGAAAVAVALIVWALSGMINDAQDQWLRLGVCVLMAWFVVAGAGAEHAAEQRTRWPDDLELSELIRPVLQLPAESPVADALLAAAGRGVVLVRADGIAVGLLDQHAAERLATRAPHEPAERAAEPVGPETIVLDTDPADSVLERVQTVLAWQFLVVDAEGRPSGVLRREDVRRALSGGDRD; encoded by the coding sequence ATGGCCACCACGGCGCGGCACGGCCGCGGACTGTTCCGGGACGGCGGGCTCCTGCTCGGGCGGGTCGCCGGTGTTCCCGTGCTGCTGTCCGTCTCGTGGTGGATCGGCGCGGTGCTCATCGTGTTGCTGTACACGCCACTGGTGTCCCGGCTCGTCCCCGAGATCGACCTTTGGACCAGCGCGTTCGTCGCCGCGGTGTTCACCGTCCTGCTCGCGGCCTCCGTCCTCCTGCACGAACTCGGTCACTGCGTGACGGCACTGCGGCTCGGGCTACCTGTGCAGCGGGTACGCCTGTACCTGCTGGGCGGCCTGACCGAGATCACGCGCACGCCACCGCGACCCCGGCAGGAGGGACTCATCGCGGGCGCGGGCCCGGCGGTGTCGTTGGCGCTGGCCGCGCTGTTCGGGCTGTGCTGGCTGCTCGTCACCCCGGGCGGAGTGGTTTGGCTGCTGGTCGCGCAGACGTGCGTCGCCAACCTCGCGGTGGGGGTGTTCAACCTGCTGCCCGGGTTGCCGCTCGACGGCGGACGGATGTTGCGTGCGGCGACTTGGGCGACCACCGGCAAGCGCACGAGCGGCACGACGGCGGGCGTGATCGGCGCGGCGGCGGTCGCGGTCGCGCTCATCGTGTGGGCCCTGTCCGGGATGATCAACGACGCCCAGGACCAATGGCTACGCCTGGGCGTGTGTGTGCTCATGGCGTGGTTCGTCGTGGCAGGCGCGGGCGCCGAGCACGCCGCCGAACAACGAACCCGCTGGCCCGACGACCTCGAACTGAGCGAGCTGATCCGCCCGGTGCTGCAACTGCCCGCGGAGAGCCCGGTCGCGGACGCGCTGCTCGCCGCGGCGGGTCGGGGAGTGGTGCTGGTGCGCGCCGACGGCATCGCGGTCGGCCTGCTCGACCAGCACGCCGCGGAACGGCTCGCCACGCGCGCACCCCACGAACCCGCCGAGCGGGCCGCCGAGCCCGTCGGCCCGGAGACGATCGTGCTCGACACCGACCCCGCCGATTCCGTGCTCGAGCGAGTCCAGACGGTGTTGGCGTGGCAGTTCCTCGTCGTGGACGCCGAAGGCAGGCCGAGCGGGGTGCTGCGCCGCGAGGACGTCCGGCGTGCGCTCTCCGGCGGAGACCGCGACTGA
- a CDS encoding VOC family protein, with product MGVVKPGVAPPRWELYAGMPCWIELISPEPQRAAEFYAGLFGWTFAEHTAPDAGEHLIAHRQGFAVASIRSCPPGKAARWRLFLATGDLAETVARAEAHGATTTVPPVAVSGVGTKTVLMSPADAEFGLLEPEPSWEFDVGLPGTLMWPELVAIKAQTADVFFHDLFDYEAEEFGSQQGYSVWFLGEESVMARVSMVREHIGPETRPHWLIYLGADPEVGVDELVRRAVGLDGRVRVVPYDSSLGRVAVLRDPTGARFALVDHTQAGEAGTAANYDPYED from the coding sequence ATGGGTGTCGTGAAACCCGGCGTAGCACCGCCGCGGTGGGAGCTGTACGCGGGAATGCCGTGCTGGATCGAGCTGATCAGTCCCGAGCCGCAGCGGGCCGCCGAGTTCTACGCCGGGCTGTTCGGGTGGACCTTCGCCGAGCACACCGCACCGGATGCCGGTGAGCATCTGATCGCGCACCGCCAGGGCTTCGCGGTCGCGAGCATCCGCAGTTGCCCGCCGGGTAAAGCCGCCCGGTGGCGCCTGTTCCTCGCGACAGGCGACCTCGCCGAGACAGTCGCGCGCGCCGAGGCGCACGGCGCCACCACCACCGTGCCGCCGGTGGCCGTCAGCGGCGTCGGCACCAAGACCGTGCTCATGTCACCGGCCGACGCCGAGTTCGGGCTGCTGGAGCCCGAGCCGAGCTGGGAGTTCGACGTGGGTCTTCCTGGCACGCTGATGTGGCCGGAACTCGTGGCGATCAAGGCGCAGACCGCCGACGTGTTCTTCCACGACCTCTTCGACTACGAGGCCGAGGAGTTCGGCAGCCAGCAGGGCTATTCGGTGTGGTTCCTCGGCGAAGAGTCCGTGATGGCGCGGGTGAGCATGGTGCGCGAGCACATCGGGCCGGAGACCCGGCCGCACTGGTTGATCTACCTGGGAGCCGACCCGGAGGTCGGGGTGGACGAGCTGGTGCGGCGCGCGGTCGGGCTGGACGGCCGGGTGCGGGTCGTGCCGTACGACTCGAGCCTCGGGCGGGTGGCCGTGTTGCGTGATCCCACCGGAGCGCGGTTCGCGCTCGTCGACCACACCCAGGCGGGTGAGGCCGGCACTGCCGCGAACTACGACCCGTACGAGGACTGA
- a CDS encoding Rv0361 family membrane protein, which translates to MTDPPSRPEREGGDRPVTGAPAKAPQQQPAWYGNQASGLDDNERSAPPESGPQFPVAPGWSGVTGRNGPDQAPEDYLREPPGPVRRTGRVLAVGVLLLVLGALGAGVWYALNRGPGDPQPVARTVAHHLNADETASVESLLCTAERPTLQGQLRELARGRFDLRVAGTEGDGRVATARVSGTFELDGTSYPVDQTIGFVAENGSWKLCRLLE; encoded by the coding sequence ATGACCGACCCGCCGTCACGACCCGAGCGGGAAGGTGGGGACCGCCCGGTCACTGGGGCACCGGCGAAGGCTCCGCAACAGCAGCCCGCGTGGTACGGCAACCAGGCGAGCGGACTCGACGACAACGAACGCAGCGCGCCGCCGGAATCCGGGCCGCAGTTCCCGGTGGCGCCGGGGTGGTCGGGCGTGACCGGCCGAAACGGCCCCGATCAGGCGCCCGAGGACTACCTGCGGGAACCACCCGGCCCGGTCAGGAGAACAGGCCGGGTCCTCGCGGTGGGCGTGTTGCTGCTCGTGCTCGGCGCGCTCGGCGCAGGCGTCTGGTACGCGCTCAACCGGGGGCCTGGCGACCCACAGCCGGTCGCCAGGACGGTGGCTCACCACCTGAACGCGGACGAGACCGCCTCGGTCGAGTCCCTGCTGTGCACGGCCGAGCGGCCGACGTTGCAGGGTCAGCTCCGGGAGCTCGCGCGTGGCCGCTTCGACCTCCGGGTCGCCGGAACCGAGGGCGACGGGCGGGTCGCGACCGCACGGGTTTCGGGAACCTTCGAGCTCGACGGCACGTCCTATCCCGTCGACCAGACCATCGGTTTCGTCGCAGAGAACGGGAGCTGGAAGCTCTGCCGCCTTCTCGAGTGA
- a CDS encoding PAC2 family protein produces the protein MTDRDTRPTDQPSPGPPDLTDPMVICAFEGWNDAGDAASTAIEHLQLTWDATPLAELDPDPYYDFQVSRPTVRLTDGITREVTWPTTRLSVCRPPGSEHDVVLVHGIEPNMRWRAFCTELLGHIESVGATTVVTLGALLADAPHTRPVPVTGTAYDAEAAARYGLERSRYEGPTGIVGILQDSCVQAGIPAISFWAAVPHYVSQPPSPKATLALLHRVEEALDMEVPLGNLPEQSEEWEGTVSEMAEEDEDVRNYVRALEERGDAEVRLTETSGDAIAAEFERYLRRRGPGGRGPLGPGPG, from the coding sequence GTGACCGACCGCGACACACGCCCCACGGACCAGCCGTCACCGGGCCCGCCCGACCTCACCGACCCGATGGTGATCTGCGCCTTCGAAGGGTGGAACGACGCCGGCGACGCGGCGAGCACTGCGATCGAACACCTGCAGCTCACCTGGGACGCGACACCGCTCGCCGAACTCGATCCGGATCCGTACTACGACTTCCAGGTCTCCCGGCCGACGGTACGCCTCACCGACGGCATCACGCGCGAGGTCACCTGGCCCACCACCCGCCTGTCGGTGTGCCGCCCGCCCGGCTCGGAGCACGACGTCGTCCTCGTGCACGGCATCGAACCGAACATGCGCTGGCGTGCGTTCTGCACCGAACTGCTCGGCCACATCGAAAGCGTCGGCGCCACCACGGTGGTCACTCTCGGCGCACTGCTCGCCGACGCTCCGCACACGCGCCCGGTCCCAGTCACCGGGACCGCCTACGACGCGGAAGCCGCCGCCCGCTACGGCCTCGAACGCTCCCGGTACGAAGGGCCCACCGGCATCGTCGGCATCCTGCAGGACTCGTGTGTGCAAGCCGGGATTCCGGCGATCTCGTTCTGGGCGGCCGTTCCGCACTACGTGTCCCAGCCGCCCTCGCCGAAGGCGACGCTCGCGCTGCTGCACCGCGTCGAGGAGGCACTCGACATGGAGGTGCCTCTCGGCAATCTCCCGGAGCAGTCGGAGGAGTGGGAAGGCACCGTCAGCGAGATGGCGGAGGAGGACGAGGACGTCCGAAACTACGTCCGTGCGCTCGAGGAACGCGGTGACGCCGAAGTACGCCTCACCGAGACCAGCGGCGACGCCATCGCCGCGGAGTTCGAGCGGT
- the hisG gene encoding ATP phosphoribosyltransferase codes for MLRVAVPNKGTLADPSSEMLAEAGYRQRHERRDLTVLDAVNDVEFFFLRPKDISIYVGSGELDLGITGRDLVMDSNAPVAERLSLGFGGSTFRYAAPTGRDWTVPDLAGKRIATSYPNLVRNDLARYEVEAEVIRLDGAVEISIQLGVADAIADVVGSGRTLRQHDLVAFGDPICRSECVVIERKGSDEEQAKDQLVARMQGVVFAQQYVMLDYNCPRELLDAAMKMTPGLESPTMAPLADERWVAVRAMVSRKHAPAIMDRLAAFGAKAILSSDIRSCRL; via the coding sequence ATGTTGCGTGTAGCGGTGCCCAACAAGGGGACGCTGGCCGACCCCTCGTCCGAGATGCTCGCCGAGGCCGGGTACCGGCAGCGGCACGAACGCCGCGACCTCACGGTCCTCGACGCCGTCAACGACGTCGAGTTCTTCTTCCTGCGCCCGAAGGACATCTCGATCTACGTCGGCTCCGGCGAGCTCGATCTCGGCATCACCGGCCGCGACCTGGTGATGGACTCGAACGCGCCGGTCGCCGAGCGGCTGTCGCTGGGCTTCGGCGGGTCCACGTTCCGTTACGCCGCGCCGACCGGCCGGGACTGGACGGTGCCGGACCTCGCGGGCAAGCGCATCGCGACCTCGTACCCCAACCTGGTGCGCAACGATCTCGCGCGCTACGAGGTCGAGGCCGAGGTGATCCGCCTCGACGGCGCGGTGGAGATCTCCATCCAGCTCGGCGTCGCCGACGCCATCGCCGACGTCGTCGGCTCCGGAAGGACGCTGCGTCAGCACGACCTGGTCGCGTTCGGCGACCCGATCTGCCGGTCCGAGTGCGTCGTGATCGAACGGAAGGGCTCGGACGAGGAGCAGGCAAAGGACCAGCTCGTCGCCCGCATGCAGGGTGTGGTGTTCGCCCAGCAGTACGTCATGCTCGACTACAACTGCCCGCGCGAACTGCTCGACGCGGCGATGAAGATGACGCCCGGCCTGGAATCGCCCACGATGGCGCCGTTGGCCGACGAGCGGTGGGTCGCGGTGCGGGCGATGGTCTCTCGCAAGCACGCGCCTGCGATCATGGACAGGCTCGCGGCGTTCGGCGCGAAGGCGATCCTCTCGTCCGACATCCGCTCCTGCCGCCTCTGA